From Methanocella paludicola SANAE, a single genomic window includes:
- a CDS encoding helix-turn-helix domain-containing protein — protein sequence MPLKEKPADATPDVLVIDDPQDIRLIFSEKHNMVLKLVVEKEMSISDIARSLGINPGSAHYYLKELEKHGLVKQVRSEVKGGVVKKYYRAAARRILMDTPDFNRPQSSIPSADLTEHLLRSVEYLGYYVRPEDVEDAKDLLLRYDNRVKEMVFDLEKLGLGNVEDNAITLQNAYYLLLSIRSKNDPEMARIYSEFDKLFLRCE from the coding sequence ATGCCTTTAAAAGAGAAGCCGGCCGATGCCACGCCCGACGTGCTTGTCATAGATGATCCTCAGGACATCCGGCTGATCTTCAGCGAGAAGCACAACATGGTCCTGAAGCTGGTCGTGGAAAAAGAGATGTCCATCTCCGACATCGCCCGGTCTCTCGGGATAAATCCCGGCTCCGCCCATTATTATCTCAAGGAGCTGGAAAAGCACGGCCTGGTAAAGCAGGTGAGGTCAGAGGTCAAGGGCGGCGTCGTTAAAAAGTATTACCGCGCTGCCGCCCGGCGTATTCTCATGGATACGCCCGATTTTAACCGGCCCCAGTCGTCTATCCCGTCGGCGGACTTGACCGAGCATCTTCTCAGGTCGGTCGAATACCTGGGCTATTACGTCCGGCCCGAGGACGTCGAAGACGCGAAGGACCTGCTTTTACGGTATGATAACCGCGTGAAGGAAATGGTGTTCGACCTGGAGAAGTTGGGCCTGGGAAACGTGGAGGATAACGCCATCACGCTCCAGAACGCGTATTACCTGTTATTGAGCATTCGCTCGAAAAACGACCCCGAGATGGCCCGGATCTATAGCGAGTTCGATAAGCTGTTCCTTCGATGCGAATGA
- a CDS encoding heme ABC transporter ATP-binding protein — MLDIESLSFNYGTAKVLDNVTFSAEKGECIGILGPNGSGKSTMLKTLSKILKPSSGKVVLCGKELERYSPKELARHMAVVPQDTNIDFDFTCLEVVLMGRNPHMSRFEIEGLKDAGIAREAMMLTNTWHLRERPFVELSGGERQRVIIARALAQQPSVLLLDEPVSHLDINHQIEILDLVERLKNERGLVVIIILHDLNLAARYCDRLILLFNNKILATGGPDDVITRENIRMAFRANVMVKKHPLTGYLYVTLLNALESAGTSNGRTVHLVCGAGTGTQLMYLLRSGGYSVTTGALNVLDSDYETASQLNIHAVSEAPFSPITPEAYSEVVGLMKKADIIVISDVPFGSGNLKNLEAVLEAGTPVIMVEKDVPRDFTNGVATALLDRIKASGAATVNTGEQMLEKLKMIK; from the coding sequence ATGCTGGACATCGAGAGCCTTTCCTTTAACTACGGCACGGCCAAAGTGCTCGACAACGTCACCTTCAGCGCCGAAAAGGGCGAGTGCATCGGCATCCTCGGCCCCAACGGGAGCGGCAAGTCCACGATGCTGAAGACGCTCAGCAAGATCCTGAAGCCCTCATCGGGCAAGGTCGTCCTATGCGGAAAGGAGCTGGAGCGATATTCGCCTAAGGAGCTGGCACGGCACATGGCGGTCGTTCCCCAGGACACGAACATCGATTTCGACTTCACCTGCCTCGAGGTCGTCCTTATGGGCCGTAATCCCCACATGAGCCGGTTCGAGATCGAAGGCCTGAAGGACGCCGGCATCGCGAGGGAAGCGATGATGCTCACGAACACGTGGCACCTCCGGGAGAGGCCGTTCGTGGAGCTAAGCGGCGGCGAGCGGCAGCGGGTCATCATCGCCAGGGCGCTTGCCCAGCAGCCGTCCGTGCTCCTGCTGGACGAGCCCGTATCCCACCTGGACATCAACCACCAGATAGAGATCCTTGACCTCGTGGAAAGGCTGAAGAACGAGCGCGGCCTCGTCGTCATCATCATACTGCACGACCTCAACCTGGCGGCCCGTTACTGCGACCGGCTCATCCTGCTCTTCAATAATAAGATACTGGCCACGGGCGGCCCTGACGACGTTATCACCCGGGAGAATATCCGCATGGCGTTCAGGGCGAACGTCATGGTGAAAAAGCACCCCCTGACCGGCTACCTTTATGTTACATTACTCAACGCGCTGGAGTCCGCGGGGACCTCTAACGGCCGCACCGTACACCTCGTCTGCGGAGCCGGCACCGGCACACAGCTCATGTACCTGCTCAGGTCGGGCGGCTATAGCGTGACCACGGGCGCCCTCAACGTGCTCGACTCGGACTATGAGACCGCCTCGCAGCTTAATATCCATGCGGTGAGCGAGGCCCCGTTCTCGCCCATCACACCCGAGGCATACTCCGAAGTGGTCGGCCTGATGAAAAAGGCCGACATTATCGTGATCTCTGACGTCCCGTTCGGAAGTGGCAATCTCAAGAACCTTGAGGCCGTCCTTGAGGCGGGAACGCCCGTCATCATGGTCGAAAAGGATGTGCCGAGGGATTTTACGAATGGTGTTGCGACGGCCCTCCTGGACAGGATCAAGGCCTCAGGTGCCGCCACAGTAAATACCGGAGAGCAGATGCTTGAAAAACTCAAAATGATAAAATAA
- a CDS encoding FecCD family ABC transporter permease, protein MDKKLFRWAVILIVLFVLLLCVVVIATAVGPASIGVDKVALIIISDAVSKIPYLSDHIHIQKTWTDGEAGIIMVVRLPRVILGLLVGATLAVAGTAAQAIFKNPMADPYILGVSSGAAFGATAIIVFGFAGMAVTLPLIPLEFGAMQLGSFIGGLLAAFLVFNIARSGGKLPVETLLLSGIAVSAFFSAVTSFLMYIGGHSLSQIVYWVMGALWNGSWNDIWLMLPMALLGSFIIFAFSRDLNTLLLGDEAAAHLGTNVQVIKAGIMALMSLITAAAVSVSGIIGFVGLVIPHIMRLIVGPDHRILIPSSIMAGAMFLTLADTFSRIIIQPTEVPVGIITALIGAPFFVYLLTRKKKSVT, encoded by the coding sequence ATGGATAAAAAGCTGTTCAGGTGGGCGGTCATCCTCATTGTGCTATTCGTGCTATTATTGTGCGTCGTGGTCATCGCCACTGCCGTCGGGCCCGCCAGCATCGGCGTCGACAAGGTGGCGCTCATCATCATTTCCGACGCCGTATCTAAGATACCGTATCTATCCGATCACATTCACATCCAGAAGACCTGGACAGACGGCGAGGCGGGCATCATAATGGTCGTAAGGCTGCCCAGGGTCATCCTGGGCCTGCTGGTCGGGGCGACGCTCGCCGTCGCCGGCACGGCCGCCCAGGCCATCTTCAAGAACCCGATGGCCGACCCGTACATACTGGGCGTATCGTCCGGCGCCGCATTCGGGGCGACGGCCATTATCGTCTTCGGCTTTGCGGGCATGGCCGTTACGCTGCCATTAATACCGCTCGAATTCGGGGCCATGCAGCTTGGCTCGTTCATAGGCGGCCTGCTCGCTGCTTTCCTCGTGTTCAACATCGCCCGGTCGGGAGGGAAGCTGCCCGTCGAGACGCTGCTCCTCTCAGGTATCGCCGTATCTGCGTTCTTTTCGGCGGTCACCTCGTTCTTGATGTACATCGGCGGCCACTCGCTCAGCCAGATCGTCTACTGGGTGATGGGGGCCCTGTGGAATGGAAGCTGGAACGATATCTGGCTCATGCTCCCCATGGCGCTCCTCGGCAGCTTCATCATCTTCGCCTTTTCGAGGGACCTCAACACGCTGCTGCTGGGCGACGAAGCGGCCGCGCATTTAGGGACGAACGTCCAGGTGATCAAGGCCGGCATCATGGCCCTCATGTCGCTCATAACGGCCGCGGCGGTCTCGGTGAGCGGGATCATAGGCTTCGTCGGCCTCGTCATTCCCCATATCATGCGTCTCATCGTGGGGCCGGACCACCGCATCCTGATCCCGTCCTCCATCATGGCGGGCGCAATGTTTTTAACGCTGGCTGACACGTTCTCGCGCATTATCATCCAGCCGACCGAGGTACCCGTCGGCATCATCACGGCGCTCATCGGGGCGCCGTTCTTCGTCTACCTTTTGACCAGAAAGAAAAAGAGCGTGACATAG
- a CDS encoding TIM barrel protein — protein MIRIGIAGIPYHAKGEGTEAGIRYLCSVGLDAMEVQFVRNVYMTPGSAPASGSVAKECGLALSVHAPYYINLTSKKEATQEKSKDWILRSLRIADPLGARIVVFHPAREKEPEVLKRHLVELSESRKNEKIKALIGLEVTGDEPELGSVDDYLDILREVPGTDIVIDWSHVHARTNGGLRTRDDYEDIFDKLKPVKKNNFHMHFSNVEYKNGREVRHLPLGSQPPFEPLAQILKERKIDATIICETPLQEDDALKMKAIIEATIAGAH, from the coding sequence ATGATCAGGATAGGCATTGCCGGGATACCGTACCATGCGAAGGGCGAGGGGACCGAGGCGGGCATTCGATATTTGTGCAGCGTCGGGCTGGATGCCATGGAAGTCCAGTTCGTCAGGAACGTCTATATGACACCTGGCAGTGCTCCAGCGAGCGGATCCGTAGCTAAGGAATGCGGGCTGGCGCTGTCCGTTCATGCGCCCTATTACATTAACCTGACGAGCAAGAAAGAGGCCACGCAGGAGAAGAGCAAGGACTGGATACTGAGGTCATTGCGTATTGCTGATCCGCTGGGCGCGAGGATCGTCGTATTCCATCCGGCCCGGGAAAAGGAGCCCGAAGTTCTCAAGCGGCACCTGGTAGAGCTGAGCGAGAGCAGGAAAAATGAGAAGATCAAGGCTCTCATCGGCCTCGAGGTGACGGGCGACGAGCCTGAGCTGGGCAGCGTCGACGACTACCTGGATATCCTGAGAGAAGTGCCCGGCACCGACATCGTGATCGACTGGTCCCACGTACACGCCCGAACTAACGGAGGGCTCCGAACCAGAGACGACTACGAGGACATCTTCGATAAGCTGAAGCCCGTGAAGAAGAACAACTTCCACATGCACTTCTCGAACGTGGAGTACAAGAACGGCCGGGAAGTCAGGCACCTGCCCCTGGGCAGCCAGCCGCCGTTCGAGCCGCTGGCACAAATCCTGAAAGAGAGGAAGATCGATGCCACGATCATTTGCGAGACGCCGCTTCAAGAGGACGACGCCCTGAAGATGAAGGCGATAATAGAGGCAACCATCGCGGGAGCCCACTGA